A window of the Isosphaera pallida ATCC 43644 genome harbors these coding sequences:
- a CDS encoding Glu/Leu/Phe/Val family dehydrogenase encodes MNAIESASLHFRRAADSLGLTADRRAMLENPSRQIQVEIVVPMDDGTIGNFVGYRVQHNEARGPFKGGLRFHPQVDLGEANALAALMTWKTAVIGVPYGGAKGGINCDPTRLSVRELEKIVRVFIQKIHEVIGPNTDIPAPDMGSSAREMAWIMTEYSKFHGFQPAVVTGKPVDFHGSEGRREATGFGLYLNVRELLRTQNRELDGVSFVIQGYGNVGSHLAKFVAEAGAKIVAIADARGAIANPDGIDLAALDRYVAQSPGRSVAGFPGAQAIDPQDVLTLPCDVLAPCALGGVITPEVAERIQASIVLEGANGPTEPDADTILDQRGIVTLPDILANAGGVLVSYYEWVQNIQHFHWPLERIRHEQERQTVKAFKEVYAEAQAHRISLRRAAFRIAIRKVDAATEHGGLY; translated from the coding sequence ATGAATGCGATTGAATCGGCCTCTCTTCACTTCCGCCGAGCCGCCGACTCGCTGGGTCTGACTGCGGATCGTCGAGCCATGCTGGAAAACCCGTCGCGTCAAATTCAAGTTGAAATTGTGGTGCCGATGGACGATGGAACCATCGGTAACTTCGTGGGTTACCGGGTTCAACACAACGAGGCGCGGGGACCGTTCAAGGGGGGACTTCGGTTCCATCCCCAAGTCGATCTCGGCGAGGCCAACGCCCTGGCCGCACTCATGACTTGGAAAACCGCCGTCATCGGCGTTCCCTACGGCGGTGCTAAGGGCGGAATCAATTGCGACCCGACTCGGCTTTCCGTGCGCGAACTTGAAAAAATTGTTCGTGTCTTCATCCAAAAAATTCACGAAGTCATTGGTCCCAATACGGACATCCCCGCCCCTGACATGGGGTCAAGCGCGCGGGAAATGGCCTGGATCATGACCGAGTACAGCAAGTTCCACGGGTTCCAGCCAGCGGTGGTGACAGGCAAACCCGTCGATTTCCACGGCTCAGAGGGACGGCGCGAGGCGACCGGATTCGGTCTCTATCTGAATGTCCGCGAACTATTACGCACCCAAAACCGCGAGCTGGACGGGGTGAGCTTCGTCATCCAGGGCTATGGCAATGTTGGTTCCCATCTGGCGAAATTCGTCGCCGAGGCAGGGGCCAAAATCGTGGCGATTGCCGACGCCCGTGGCGCGATCGCCAACCCAGACGGGATTGATCTGGCGGCACTCGATCGTTACGTGGCTCAATCTCCCGGCCGCAGCGTCGCGGGTTTTCCCGGCGCGCAAGCGATCGATCCCCAAGATGTCTTAACCCTCCCATGTGACGTTCTGGCTCCGTGTGCTTTGGGTGGGGTCATCACGCCCGAGGTCGCCGAACGTATTCAGGCGTCGATTGTGCTGGAAGGAGCCAACGGACCCACCGAACCGGACGCCGACACCATTCTCGATCAGCGCGGGATTGTCACCCTGCCGGATATTCTGGCCAACGCCGGTGGAGTTCTGGTGAGCTATTACGAATGGGTCCAGAACATCCAGCATTTCCACTGGCCATTGGAGCGAATTCGACACGAACAGGAACGACAGACCGTCAAGGCGTTCAAAGAGGTTTACGCTGAGGCGCAGGCGCATCGTATCTCATTGCGGCGGGCGGCCTTCCGCATTGCGATCCGCAAGGTGGACGCCGCCACTGAACACGGCGGTTTGTATTGA
- the ybeY gene encoding rRNA maturation RNase YbeY, producing MMTASAPPDPLEPKDEAPHSPWRSPAECAGITVVVVDRQTVLTLPVDRLVHLAQITLQSQAVPHALVTIYLVDDRQSQALNRRLLQHDWPTDVITSVIAQAEPDAPRSQPIEAELFISTETAARQAAEHHATAWDEVGRYLVHGLLHLLGHDDANEFDAQRMRQEETRMLRAAGWLTTQPATDPSCASQTP from the coding sequence ATGATGACCGCATCTGCCCCTCCTGACCCTCTCGAACCCAAGGACGAAGCCCCCCACAGTCCTTGGCGTTCCCCGGCGGAATGCGCCGGAATCACCGTGGTCGTGGTCGATCGTCAAACAGTGCTGACTCTTCCAGTGGATCGTCTGGTTCACCTGGCCCAGATCACTCTCCAATCCCAAGCCGTTCCTCACGCCCTGGTGACGATTTATCTTGTGGACGACCGACAAAGCCAAGCGCTCAATCGTCGTTTGCTCCAGCACGACTGGCCTACCGATGTCATCACCTCGGTCATCGCGCAGGCCGAACCCGACGCGCCCCGTTCACAACCTATCGAAGCGGAACTCTTCATTTCAACCGAGACCGCGGCGCGTCAGGCCGCCGAACATCACGCGACCGCCTGGGACGAAGTGGGTCGCTACCTGGTTCATGGCCTGTTGCATTTGCTCGGCCACGATGACGCCAACGAGTTCGACGCCCAGCGCATGCGTCAGGAGGAAACCAGGATGCTTCGCGCCGCCGGTTGGCTGACAACCCAGCCGGCGACCGATCCTTCCTGCGCATCCCAGACGCCCTGA
- a CDS encoding HD family phosphohydrolase, with protein sequence MSSARSSLRVGKLQRGHLRPIPWDPRDRERLARQQRRGIILATVATAYLATCLLILGDGPPLEYRLGDRPSRDVVVKVERLERIDPVRTNAAAQQRYEAVPPYMVNQPTPIVQLTNTLKSLFDTLAETPSYGDLNKETLEAWKALDPSTFATIKRLTTNPDDLAQLRNLVDRFFEPILKRGILGPDALPAGEQRYDRLLVVTHPVTAGSGSNANATFADPKATGTVPDPLVSSPTRLGYKEVERDLVTPESMARLNGKVHVEFQEALARVLPNLDAASETALFNLIASKFATAPSLKFDPERTTAARELAKNDPKAEPARVILPRGSVLIPGGQTVTLDHLELLRLEREVAQRESPTASVVSRLISIGILVAMVFGMMAVHLQLRHGDVARDPWAVAGICLVTVSALFIARLLSWEPHDADLGVIAFAAMVMSVAFKPSLALTLGFGLAVLTTLIRGGGFDDFLVIMGGLSAGILTLDDVRTRTKVLTVGLATGTGFALLSLAVGLANNQAVEVIASECFWRFIWSVLAGLFLGGTLPLIERAGGLVTGVSLLELGDQTHPLLQELVRRAPGTHNHSMTVATIAEAAAKRIGADALLVRVGAYFHDIGKMFKPDYFVENQSNGRNRHANLAPAMSTLVIIGHVKDGVELARSNGLPQKIIDFIEQHHGTTLVEYFYRQAQKLEKERDNDGHTQISESAFRYPGPKPRHRETAILMIADACESASRTLSEPTPGRLEGLVADIIEKRLRDGQFDQCGLTLRELAEIRESIVKSLTAIYHGRVKYPDQKSA encoded by the coding sequence ATGAGTTCGGCGCGTTCCAGCCTGCGAGTCGGGAAGCTTCAGCGCGGTCATCTCCGGCCGATCCCTTGGGATCCCCGCGACCGGGAACGCCTGGCGCGACAACAGCGCCGCGGGATCATCCTGGCGACGGTGGCCACCGCCTACCTCGCCACTTGTCTGTTGATTTTGGGCGACGGTCCCCCATTGGAATATCGTCTTGGGGATCGTCCATCCCGTGACGTTGTCGTCAAGGTCGAACGCCTGGAGCGAATCGATCCGGTACGCACCAACGCCGCGGCCCAGCAACGCTACGAAGCGGTGCCGCCGTACATGGTCAATCAACCCACTCCAATTGTTCAGTTGACCAACACCCTCAAAAGCCTTTTCGACACCTTAGCCGAAACCCCCAGCTACGGCGATTTGAACAAAGAAACTCTCGAAGCTTGGAAAGCGCTCGATCCCTCCACGTTCGCAACGATCAAACGTCTCACGACCAATCCCGACGATCTTGCTCAACTCCGAAACCTGGTCGATCGATTCTTTGAACCGATTCTCAAGCGGGGGATTCTTGGACCCGACGCCCTGCCGGCCGGCGAGCAACGATACGATCGTCTTCTCGTCGTCACTCACCCTGTCACCGCAGGTTCGGGGTCCAACGCCAACGCCACCTTCGCCGACCCAAAGGCCACGGGGACGGTACCCGATCCGTTGGTATCCTCGCCCACCCGTCTTGGTTACAAGGAAGTGGAACGCGATTTGGTCACCCCCGAGAGTATGGCCCGGCTCAACGGCAAGGTGCATGTCGAGTTCCAAGAAGCGTTAGCGCGGGTGCTGCCCAACCTGGACGCCGCATCCGAAACCGCGTTGTTCAACCTGATCGCCTCCAAATTTGCCACCGCACCTAGTTTGAAGTTCGATCCTGAACGAACCACCGCGGCCCGCGAACTGGCCAAGAACGACCCTAAAGCGGAACCGGCTCGGGTGATCCTACCCCGCGGTTCGGTCCTGATTCCGGGCGGACAAACCGTTACGCTGGACCACCTGGAATTGCTTCGCCTGGAACGCGAGGTCGCCCAGCGCGAGTCGCCCACCGCTAGCGTGGTGAGCCGGTTGATTTCCATCGGCATCCTGGTGGCGATGGTCTTTGGCATGATGGCGGTCCATTTGCAGTTGCGCCATGGGGACGTGGCCCGCGATCCCTGGGCAGTCGCCGGCATCTGCCTGGTGACGGTCAGCGCATTGTTCATCGCGCGGTTGCTGTCCTGGGAACCACACGATGCCGACCTTGGGGTAATCGCCTTTGCGGCGATGGTCATGTCGGTGGCCTTCAAACCCTCGTTGGCCCTGACGCTCGGTTTTGGACTGGCGGTTCTCACCACCCTCATCCGAGGCGGTGGGTTCGATGACTTTCTGGTGATCATGGGCGGCCTTTCCGCCGGCATCCTCACCCTAGACGACGTGCGGACCCGCACCAAAGTGTTGACCGTCGGTCTGGCCACCGGAACTGGCTTCGCCCTGCTCAGCTTGGCGGTCGGACTGGCCAACAATCAGGCGGTTGAGGTCATCGCCAGCGAATGCTTTTGGAGGTTCATCTGGTCAGTCCTGGCCGGTCTGTTTTTGGGCGGCACGCTGCCACTCATCGAACGCGCTGGCGGTCTAGTCACTGGGGTCTCCTTGCTGGAACTCGGGGATCAAACCCACCCTTTGCTTCAGGAACTGGTCCGTCGCGCGCCTGGCACCCACAACCACTCCATGACTGTGGCCACCATCGCCGAAGCCGCTGCCAAAAGGATCGGAGCCGACGCTCTACTTGTTCGGGTCGGCGCTTACTTCCACGATATCGGAAAGATGTTCAAGCCCGACTACTTCGTGGAGAACCAATCCAACGGCCGCAATCGTCACGCCAACCTCGCCCCGGCCATGTCCACTCTGGTCATCATCGGTCATGTCAAGGATGGAGTCGAGCTGGCTAGGTCCAACGGCCTCCCGCAGAAGATCATCGACTTCATCGAACAGCATCACGGCACCACATTGGTTGAATATTTTTACCGTCAAGCCCAAAAGCTCGAAAAGGAACGGGACAACGACGGCCACACCCAAATTTCCGAAAGCGCGTTCCGCTACCCTGGTCCCAAGCCGCGACATCGCGAAACGGCCATTCTGATGATCGCGGACGCTTGCGAGTCAGCCAGCCGCACCCTCTCCGAACCGACTCCCGGGCGTCTGGAGGGTTTGGTTGCCGACATTATCGAGAAACGGTTGCGCGATGGCCAGTTTGACCAATGCGGCTTGACTCTGCGAGAACTCGCCGAAATTCGTGAGAGTATCGTCAAAAGCCTCACCGCGATTTATCATGGTCGCGTCAAATACCCCGACCAGAAATCGGCTTGA